GCAACGCCTATGGGTCCGGCTATTACATGGTCGTGCCCAACCTGACGTTCCGTGACGGCGACAACACGCTTACGGTGGAGATCACCGACGTGGCCGGACGACGCGCCTTGGCCGACAGAGGGCTCAGCACGAGGCCGAGCTTCAACGTCACGAGCGGGCGGCGTCTGGTTGGAGCGCATCTGCGTCCGAAGACCGACTACCGGACGGCGATCGCCAATTTCGGCACGGCGGTCGGAAAGACGCCCGACATCGTCATGTATTTCATCGGCTTCAAGAGCGGAACGAGCGACACCACCTTCAACACCTACCCCTATCTGCCGACGCAGATCGGGCTCGCCGACGCCATCCCCATGATCACCTGGGAGACGCTGGCAACGGGCGACGTGGTGCAGCCGGCCTTTACCCTGGATCAGCTCAACGCCGGCGCTTACGACACCTACATCTCGAGCTTCGCCGCGCAGATCAAAGCCTTTGGCGATCCGGTGCTGATCCGCTTCGACCACGAGTTCAACGGCGACTATTATCCTTGGGCGCCGGCCGCCAACAACAACGGCAACGATCCGGAGAAATACATCGCGCTGTGGCGCCGCATGATCGGCCTCTTTGAGACCGCGGGCGCCACCAACGTCTTTTGGGTCTGGGCGCCCAACTATCAGGCGCCGACCACCGTGGCGGCGCCCGCGAACGATCCCCTCAACTACTATCCCGGCGACGGCTACGTGGATTTCATCGGCGTCAGCGCCTACAACTGGGGCCAGGATCCGGTGCGCGGCGCCGGCTGGCAGGTGCCGTCGGTCCTATTCGGCAATTTCGTCGCCACCATGGCCCGCAGCGTATCGTCCAAGCCGATCCTGGTTTCCGAGATCGGCACCTCGCCCTCCTATAGCAGCAACAGCGAGCCCACCTGGATCGGCGATGGGTTCACGCTGCTCGGCACTTATTCGAATGTCAAAGGCGCGGTCTGGTTCAACGACTTCGCCTACGAGGACAACAACGGCATGGATTTCCGCGTGGCGACCACGGCCGACGGAGGGGCGGTGTCCGCCGATGTGACCACCGCCTTCAAGACGGCGATTCAAGGTTTCACCACGCGCAACTCGTCGGCCTTGCGCTTGCCGGAATCCGGCTGGTGGTATTCCGCCAGCGAGCAGGGCAGCGGCTACGCCCTGGAGTTCCAGCGCTCGAGCCTGTTCATGGCCGTCTACACCTATGCGAGCGACGGCACCTCCCAGTGGTACGTTTCGCTCGGCCCCATGCAGTCGCCCACCCATTATGATGGGTCGCTGCTGGCCTATCAGAACGGGCAGACCTTGTCGGGCAGCTATCGCCAGCCCACGGTGGGCACTTCGCCAGGAACGGTCGCCCTCGACTTCAGCTCGCGAACCGCCGCGACTCTCACCGTCGGCGGTCGGCAGATCCAGATAACCCGGTTTCCGTTCGTCACCAACGGCATCGCGCTTCGCGGCACGGCTGGGTATGCGCAGACCGGCTGGTGGTGGAATCCCTCGCAAAGCGGCACCGGATACTTCATCGAGAATCAGGCAACGAGCCTCTATCTCGCCGCCTACTACTATGACAGCCGCGGCCAGGCGACCTGGTATTACAGCAGCGCGCCGAACCTGCTCCCGACCGTCTTCGGATCGAGCCTCTATTTGACTGCGAATGGGCCAATGATCTCCGGCCGCTCGACCGGCAGCCTGACGTCTGCCTCCGTCGGCGGGTTCTCGCTCAACACCAGCGCGCCCGACACCGGCACCGTGACCCTGCCCAATTCGACGACGGTTCCGCTGCAGCGGTACAGGTTCCAGTAGGCGCTTCGGCGGATGGGATCGCTAGAGCGCCGCCGCGGACGCGGGCGCACGCGCGGTTCCCGGCGGGATGGCGGCATCGCTGCCGCCGGCGGCCCAAGGCCGCACGACGCGCGGCGGATAGGCGATCTCGATCTGGGCGGCCATCAGCGACAGATTGGGACTGAAATAGGGATCTGAGGCAAGCGCTGCTCGCCAGCGCGCCGTCATATAGTCCGCCTCCTTCTTGAAGCGCTCGCTTCGGTCGCCGTCGAACACGTCGGAGCCGCGCGAGGCCGATTCGAGATGGTATAGCTCCGCATAGGGCGTCCAGACGATGCGATACCCCGCTTCTCTGAGCCTGAGGCAGAGGTCGACGTCGTTGTAGGCGACCTTCAAATTGACCTCGTCGAAGCCGCCAGCCGCTTCGAACAGCCGTCGCTTCACGATCATGCAAGCCGCAGTCACGCAAGAGACGCTGCGCACGATCTGCAATTGTCCATAATAGCCGATATCAGAGCGCGAGGTGTGGGTTTCCAAATGTCCGGCCACGCCCATGACGCCAAGCACCACGCCGGCATGCTGAACCGTGTCGTTCCGGTAGTAGAGCTTGGCACCGACCGCGGCGATGTCGGCGGGGATGACTTGCGCCACCATTTCCTCGAGCCAATCCGGCTGCATCACTTCGATGTCGTTGTTGATGAAGCCGATGATCTCTCCGGTTGCGATGCGCACCGCGGCGTTGTTCAAAGCAGCGAAATTGAATGCGCCTTCGATCCGAAGCACGCGGACTCGAGGGTCGGCAACGATCTGGCCGAGATAGTCCAGGGTCGCCGGCTCGCGGCTCTCGTTGTCGACGATCACAACCTCGAGGTCGGGATAGGCGGTGCGGTTGAGCAGCCCATCGACGCAAGTCCTCAACAGCTGCAACCGATCGCGGGTCGGAACGATCAGCGTGACGCGCGACGCCGGATCGGGCAGGAAGCGGCGGGCGCGGTACCAGGCGGCGATGCGATTCTCCTGGATCTCCACCCGCTCGCCCGTCGTAACGAAATGGTCGCGCAAGGCGCGGCGCGCCGCATCGGTGGCCACCTCGAGGTTGCGGCTGGAGAATGTCCCGGCACCCGGAAAGATGCGCCAGTGATAAAGGACGAAGGGGATGTGCCTGATACGCTCCGGCTTGGTGCTGGCCGAGATCCTGAGCGCCAGGTCATGATCCTGGCTGCCCTCGAAGCCCTCGCGGAAGCCGCCGAGCTCGCGCACCCGGGATGCGCGATAGACGCCGAGATGGCTCACGTAGTTCTGCGCGATGAGGCGCTCGGGATCCCAGTCCGGCTTGAAGAACGCCCCGTAGCGCCGGCCATTTTCGTCGAGCTTGTCCTCATCGGAGTAGATCAGGTCCGCATCCGGATGCTCATTGAGCTCCGCCACGACCATGTAGAGAGCATGCGTCGGCAGCAGATCGTCATGGTCCATCAACGCGATGAAGTCGCCGGTCGCGATCTCGAGCGCGGAGTTGCTCGCGGCCGATATGTGGCCGTTCTCCTTGCGAATCACCACCTTGATGCGCGGCTCGCGCTTGGCATACTCACGCAGCGTCTTCGCCACATGCGGATCCGTCGACGCATCATCGGCGATGCACAGCTCCCAATCGGCATAGAGCTGTGCCACGATCGAATCGATCGCGGCCCGAAGATAGGGCTCGGGCGTATTCCAGACTGGCATGACGACGGAGATTTTCGGCCGCAGCTTCAGGCGGCCGATGTGCCGCGTGATCGCCGCCTCATCCTCCGGACCCAGCGTATCGAAAAGCTTGACCCAAGAGTCGTAGCTGGCCACGTCGGCGCTGAACAGCTTGGTGATCCCGTTCTTGAATTCCCCGAAGCCCTTGCGCGGGACCATCCTGAGGCCGCGGATGAAGGCGCGCGGGTATCTGATCATGGCGCGCATCGCCAATCCGATCGGGCGCACCTCGCTGATGGCGATCGGGCCGAGCTTGAACTCCCCCGGCCGGTCGGTCGGATCGAGCCGCAGCGAGACGGTTTCTTCCGGCAAGCGTATGAGAGTCCTGCAGACGCCGCTGCGAAGGATCGGCAGCGGAATGCCTGCCAGCAACCCGCGCGCCGGCTCGCCGAACGCGTAGAGCACCGGCCGAACCGGCGGCTGCGCGTCCTCCACCTCGAAGCGAATGAATGCCCAGCCTCGGGGCGCCCTCCCGCGCGCGCTGTCGATCCAAATCTGCGGATCGAATCCGTCGCTGCGCCAGCGGCCGCCGCCCAGATCCTCGAGCTCGTGGCTGCTTGCGATCCGCATCTTGTGTCGCCGCGGATGTCTCAGGCCCAAGAACAACCGCAGCAAGCGGCCGGCCAAGCGGATCGGACGCGACCACCGCCACGACCGCGACGACACCATCGTCTCGATCTGCTGCTGGCGGAGCTGCGCGATCGTCTCGACGTTGGCGAGGCGATTCCTCGTTTCGGCCAGCCGGGCTTCGGTGCCGCTGAGCTGCTCGTCGCGCGTCCGCAGCTCAGCCTCGACGCTGCGCAGCCCCTCATCGCGCCCGTGCAGCAGCGCGCCGACCTCCGCTTCCCGGTTCCTGGCGGCTTCAGCCGCGCCTCTGACGCGCTCCTCCAGGTCGGCGATGACCGCCGCCTTCGCTTCTAGGATCTTGCCGATCTCCTTTTCCCGGTTCCTGCCGGCTTCGGCCGCGCTACGGATGCGCTCCTCCAGGACCGCAATGGTTGCCGCCCTCGCCTCCAGGATCTCGCCGATCTCTTTTTCGCGGTTCCTGGCGGCTTCGGCCGCATCTCGGATGCGCTCTTCGAGATCGGCGGCGTCCCGTTCAAGATTGGCAATGTGGGTTTCGCGCTCATCGAGCCGCTCGGAGAGTCGGCTCGCGGCCGCGCCGGCCATGATGCCGGAGCCAAGCGCGCCGAAGAAGCTGCGGACCTCGGAGGTGATCTGGCCGTCCTTCGCCGCAACCCGGGTCAGCCATTCGATCGCCGTCCCGCCGGCGCCGACCGCGAGAACGCCCAAGCCATTGCTGTGCAGGAATGTGAAGGATGGAAACTGCCGGCTGATTTCCTCCCAAAACCGCCACACGCCGAAATCATGCTCGTGCACGTTGATGTCGTGGAACAGCACGACCGCGCGCTGGCTCAGCTTTGGCAACCAGGTCTCGAAGTCGTGCTTGACGGCTTCGTAGGTGTGCATGCCGTCGATATGCAGGAGATCGATCGAACGCTCGGAGAAATGCGCGGCCGCCTCATCGAAGGTCGACTTCATCAGCCTCGAGAAATGCCCGTAAAGCGGATCGTGGTAGGAGCTGAGGTCTCGATAGACGGTCTCGTCGTAGAAACCGGCATGCTCGTCACCCCGCCAGGTATCGACGGCGTAGCACCGCGTGGACAGGCCGAGCTGGAGGACCGCCTGACAAAAGGCGAGGTAGGAATTGCCCATATGGGTCCCGAGCTCGACCAGGAGCGAGGGGCGCAGCACGTCGATGAGCCAGAATGCGAACGGGGTGTGCCCGTTCCAGGCGGGCGGCGGCGGCAGCCGGCTCGGCGACTGCAAGGCAATCGCCCGCAGCAGCATGGCAGCCGTCGTCGGATCGATCATCGTGTCCGCCCCGGTGCCGGCTGACTCGCCGGAACGCGTGCGCGCCGCTTTGGTCATTTTGCCACGCTTGGAATGTCCCTCAACCCGTCTGGGGCGCCGTCAGGCCCGCCCGTCGATCGCGGCCTCAAAATCCGCCATTTCGCAGCACGCGACAAGGCTGACGAAATACACCGTCTCCTGGACCCGGGTCATCGCGATACGTCCGAAATTCACCCGTTGGAAGAATGGCTTGAGGCACTCGAACAGGCTCTCCTGGGTGAAGAAGTTGAGATGGGTGGATTCCAGGAGGTGCCAGGGTATGAGTCCATGGCGAGAGCCGAGCGGAATAGCCGACATGTCGGGCACGGTCAATATCGCCTGGCGCCGGCAGATGCGAGCGATTTCGGCGATGGCGGCCCGATAGTCCTCGATGTGCTCGACGACCTCCGTCGCCACCACCACATCGAAGCTCTTGTCGCCGAACGGCATGGGCAAGCGCCCGTCATACAGCCTCACATAGGGGGCCGCCTCGGCGAGGAGAGCGTCTCGAATGGGCCCGCGATCAAGTTCGATGCCGAAGGCCTCCCGACCTTGGGCGCGCATCGCAGCCACCAGCGGACCGGCGCCGCAACCGAAGTCGAGCACGCTGCCCCTGGTGGACTCGACGAGCGCCAAGACCTCGGGGTGTACCTGCAAGCCTGGAGGGCCAAATCCATAGATTTGGTCCCGTCCCAGCACGCGCTTGGAATGGAATAGCTCGTAGAGGCCGGGCTGCGTGAATGGCCTCGGCTGGATCACCTTCGGTGGATGTCCTTCGATCTCGACGCTGACCGGCACCGCCGGCCTCAAGAGCCACGCCTCGGGCACGAGATATTCAAAGACGAAGCCGGGCATGGCGAAGGGGGGGCGCGGAGAGGCGGGCACGTCCGGACGAAAGCAGCGATAGAGCTTGTTCAACTCGAGCACGTCATCCCCGAGGCGCAGCCTGGGCGGATGCAATCGCTCGCTCGTCTCGTACGACCATCCAAAGATCCGAATGAGGCCGGTCGGATCGATATTGATCCAGTCGAGAATGCCCCATGGCGTGGTCCATCCGAGCGGCGTCGCGTCCGCCTGCGATGGTTCCGGCGGCAAGTCCTTGCGGGACCGACGACGGAGTCGTCCGAGCATTGAGGAGAAAGCAGACACCCGGCGCGAACCTCTCTGGCAGCCAGCCTTCGGCGGACGCAAGCTCGGTTACGTCTGGCCACATTGTCAACATGGCAGATCCGAAGCCGCCATGCGCTCGGCCCCGGGCCCCGGCAAAGATCACCGGCCGCTGACTGCACCCTTTGCCGGAGCCGGCGTCAGGCTCGACGCCGGGCTCGCTGCACCGCTATAAGTCTCCGTCCGCGAACCGCGGATATGGCGGGCGACCTTCGGGTCACCCGCGCCCAAGACCCGGCGAATACCACTGCCTCCAGCCATGTCCTCCGAGCCGATCGTCCGCGCCCAGCATCTGGGGAAGGTGTACCGCCTCTATGACCGGCCGCAAGACCGCCTGCTCGAAGCCCTGTCCTTCGGCCGGCGACGGCTGCATCGGGATTTCCACGCCCTCGAAGACGTCTCCTTCGAGGTGGCGCGCGGCGAGACCATCGGCATCATCGGCCGCAACGGCTCGGGCAAGTCGACCTTGCTGCAGATGGTCGCCGGCACTCTCAACCCGAGCGCCGGCTCGGTCGCGATCAAGGGGCGGGTGGCCGCCCTCTTGGAGCTCGGCGCCGGCTTCAATCCGGAGTTCACCGGCCGCGAGAACGTCCTCATCAACGGCATGCTCCTCGGGCTGAGCCGGGAGGAGGTGCTGGCCCGGTTCGATTCCATCCGCGCCTTCGCCGACATCGACGAGTTCCTGGATCAGCCGGTCAAGACCTATTCCAGCGGCATGTATACGAGGCTCGCCTTCGCCGTCGTCGCCCATGTCGATGCCGATTTGCTGATCATCGACGAGGTGCTGGCGGTGGGCGATGCCTTCTTCCAGCAGAAGTGCATGCGGTTCCTCAGATCCTTCCAAGAGCGCGGCGCGATTCTGTTCGTCAGCCACGACACCGCCGCCGTCACCGCGCTCTGCGGCCGCGCGCTTTGGCTGGACCGCGGCCGGCTGCGCGCGGAGGGCTCCGCCGAAGCGGTGAGCAAAGCCTATCTCGATGCGTTCTTGCTCGGCGACCGCGTCGAATCGAGGGTTGGCGAGGGCGCTCCCGGCACCGTCCCGGACGAGCGCCGGCGGCGCGATCAGAGACTTGATCTCGTCAATGCCAGCCGCTGGCGCAACGACATCGAGATCGTGGCCTTGGATGCGCCCGGCGACGGACGCGGCCAGGGCGGCGCCACCATTCGATCGGTCGAGCTGCAGGACGAGGCCGAACGGCCGCTCGCCTGGCTCGTGGGCGGCGAGATCGTCAGATTGGTCCTCGAGGGCGAGGCGCATCGGCATATCGACGGCGCCATTCTGGGCTTCTATTTCAAGGATCGCTTCGGCCAGTTCCTGTTCGGCGACAACACGCTGCTCAAGACCGCGGAGCGACCGCTGGTGCTGGAAGCGGGCGAGGCTTGTCGCGCCGTTTTCACCTTCCGCCTGCCGCTCCTGCCGCCGGGCGACTATGCGGTGTCGGCGGCGTTCGCCGAAGGCCACCGCATCGAGGAGCACGCGCAGCAGCATTGGCTGCACGAGGCGTTGGTGCTCAAGGTGCACTCCAGCAGCGTCCATCGCGGCCTCATCGGCCTGCCGATGATCGACATCGCCTTGGAGCGAGGCAGCGTCGCCGGCAAGGCCGGCGCCGTGGCACCGGGCTAGATAGCGATGCATTTGAGCTCGCTCGAGCACGTCCAGGATCTGGTCGCCCGCCACCTCGACCCGGCGCGGCCTCTCGAGGTCGTCGACGTCGGCGCCCATGACTACCACGCCGGCAGCGGGCAGCCGATGCCCGGAAGCTATCGCAGCCTGTTCCAGCAGCCCAATTGGCGCTATCGCGGCATGGATCTGGCGCCCGGGCCCAATGTCGACATCGTGCAGCAGAGCGCCTATCGGTTCCCGCTCCGGTCTCGCTCGGTCGACCTGGTGATCTCGGGCCAGACCTTCGAGCATGTGGAGTTCTTCTGGCTGACCTGGCTCGAGATGGTGCGCGTCGTCCGGCCCGGGGGCTTGATCTTCCTGTTGGCCCCGTCCAGGGGACCCGAGCATCGCTATCCCGTCGATTGCTGGCGATTCTATCCCGACGGATTGCGCGCGCTGTCGAAATTCGGCCGGCTCGAGCTCGTCGAGGTCACGACCGATTGGCACCAGCACGCCGACACGGCCAGTGCCGCTTGGGGCGACACCGTCGGCGTATTTCGCAAACCGGCGGATGGCGCGGCCCGCCAGCGGCTGCGCGCGCTGGCCTTGGGCATCCTTGCCCGCCTGCTGGCTCGCTAGCCCCTATTTCTCACCGGGACCGGGGCAGCGACGGGCTCATGCGGTCACAGGCGAGGAAAGCCGCGAAGAGCGATGCAGAGCATCGGTCGAGTGGCTTGACGCGGCATATGACCGCAGGAGCCCGTCCCTTCGGGTCGCATCACGCGGCTTGCCCGACATCGTCGCGGGCCTCAGCCGTAGCTCCGCTACGCCTTTCGGCCCGCTCCTTGCGGGGCGAGCCGCGTGATGCGACGCTGCTCCCGGTCCCGGTGAGAAATAGGGGCTAGAGGCCGCCTCCGGCGAGGCTAGAGCGGCAGCGGCCCCAGCAGCACCGTCGCCAAGCACCCCAAGGCGAGACCGGGGCCAAAGGGAATGCGCTCGCGGCCTCCGACCCGCCGGCCGGCGAGGCGCACGAGCCCGATCGCCAGAAGCGTGCCGAGCGCTGCCACCAGCAGCACCGAGCTCAGTCCCTGCCAGCCGACCCAAGCCCCGGCGACGGCCATCAGCTTCACATCGCCGAGGCCGAGCGCCTCGATGCCTCGGAATCGGCGATAGACGGCGCGCACGACCCACAAAAGCCCGCCGCCGAGTGCGGCACCCGCGAGCCCGTCGATCGGCTTGGGCCAGCCATCGGGCCCGGCCAGCGCCGCCACCGCGAGACCCAAGGGCAGGAGCGGCAGGACCAAGGGATCGGGCAGGAGCTGGTGGCGGAGATCGACGATGGTGAGCGCCGCCAGCACCGCGCCGAGGAGCGCCACCGCCACCACGCGGCCGGCGCTTGGTTGGGTGGCGAAGGCCGCGAGAAACGCCAGCACCGCGCCGATTTCGCTCAAGGCATAATCACGGGCGATCGCCGTCCCGCAGGCGCGGCAGCGGCCGCGGAGGATCGCCCAGGAAATGACCGGAACGAGATCCCGGGCGGCGATCTCGACCCCACAGGCAGGACAGATCGAGCGCCCGAACCAGAACGAACGACCCCGATAGGTGGTCTCGCCGGTGAGCCCGGCCGCCAAACGGACGGAAGCGGCCGCGAGCAAGCTCCCTACGGCCGCAAAGACGGCGATGCCGGGAAGAATGCCGAGAGCGCCTCCCGGCCAAGGCAGAAAGAGCCAGCCGGTCACCATCGCGGCCTTGTGGGTGCCCGGCCGGCCGATCAGGCCGGGCGGCCGCTGGGATCCAGCCGGCGCGTCGCCCGGAACCGGCGAAGATAGGTCGGCAAGATCACCTCCGCCGCGGTCGGTTGGATCTGGAACGCCTCGAAGCCGATGGCTCCCGGCGAGACCACATTGTCGCGCTCGAGCAGCCGCACTTGGTCGCGGGTCAAGGGCGGCACCGGCAGAACCTCGAGGAATGCCGCCTCGAGCCGGGCCAACCAGAACGGCACCGGTGCCAGCAGCCGCTTGCGGCCGATCTCCGCCAGAATGAGCTCCATCAGCTCCTTGAAGGAGTAGATGCGGGGACCGCCCAGCTCATAGGTCTTGCCGTAGGTGCCGGGCTCGTCCAAGGCGGCCACGATCGCGTGCGCGATATCGTCGACATAGACCGGCTGGAACCGCGTCCGCCCGCCGCCGATCAAGGGCAGCGCCGGCATCATGCGCGCCATCGCGGCAAACCGGTTGAAGAAGGCGTCCTCCGGACCGAAGACGATGCTGGGGCGGATGATCGTCGCCTCGGCAAAGGCGCTGCGCACCGCGGCTTCGCCCGCGGCCTTGCTGCTTGCGTAGCGCGCGGCCGAGCCCGGATCGGCGCCGATCGCCGAGACCTGCAGGAGGCGCTGGACCCCGGCGGCGCGCGAAGCCGCAGCGACATTGCCGGCACCTTGGTGATGGATGGCCTCGAAGGTCCGGCGGCCACGCTGGTAAAGAATGCCCACGAGATTGATGACCGAGTCGGAGCCGACGACCGCCCGCCTCGACAGAGTCGAATCAGTGACCGACCCCCGCATGAGCGCGATCTGTCCCACGTCACCCATGGTCTTCAGAAACTTCGCGGCCTCCACGTCGCGCACGACCACGTTGACCCTGGCACCGGCGCGCGCCAGCCGGCGAACGACATAGCGCCCGATGAAACCAGAGCCGCCGAATACCGTGACCACCCGCGCCATCGCCCGTCTCCGCCGTCCAAGTGTCCCGCGTGTGATTCAGATTCCGAAATTCGCAGGTGAACTTCGGAATCATCACACAAGTGAGCGGCCGCATAATACCCCCCTTGGGGTGGCGACAAGGCGTCGAAAACGCCGCGGGAACCATCCTCGGCCGGCGCCTTGACAGGGCCAAGCCCGGCGGAGTTAATTCCCCACCCCACGCCCAGGTGGCGGAATTGGTAGACGCGCAGGTTTCAGGTACCTGTGGCCGCAAGGCCTTGGAAGTTCGAGTCTTCTCCTGGGCACCAGCGACCGCGACCCACCCCGGGTCGGTCGCGGTTTCGCGAAGGGTGAAATTCCTCTCTTGAACATCAAGCTCCATCAAGGCGACCTGCCCGACGGCCTCGATCTCGGGCCTATGGTCGCCATCGACAGCGAGACCATGGGTCTCCACCCCGAGCGCGACCGCTTGTGCTTGGTGCAGCTCTCCGCCGGCGACGGCTTCTGCCATGCCGTGCAATTCCCCCGCGGCGGCTACCGGGCGCCCAATCTCGCGCGCATGCTGACGAACCCGGCGGTGACCAAGCTCTTCCACTTCGGCCGATTCGACATCGCTATGCTCAGCCGGCATCTAGGAGTGACCACGGAGCCGGTCTATTGCACCAAGATCGCCTCCAAGCTGGTGCGCACCTTCACCGACAAGCACGGGCTGAAGGAGCTGTGCAAGGAACTCCTCGGGGTCGAGCTGTCGAAGCAGCAGCAAACCTCCGACTGGGGTGCCGCCCAGCTCTCCGAGGAGCAGCTTCGCTACGCCGCCTCCGACGTGCTGCATTTGCACGCCCTCAAGGCCAAGCTGGACGAGCTCCTGGCGCGCGAAGGCCGGACCGAGCTGGCGGAGCGGTGCTTTCGCTTCCTTCCGACCCGGGCCGAGCTCGACCTCGCCGGCTGGGTCGAGGACGATCTCTTCGCTCACTAGCCTGTCGCGGCAGCCGTTTGCAGCCCTTTGCGGCGCCGGCTTGCGGCCCCTCTATAGCCGGTGCCCGCCCCTGCCCGAGCGGCTGCGGCAGGGCGTCGGGCCTGGGCGATTTCATTGCATTTGCGCGGGTTTATCGCCATACTCGGGGCACGACAGGCAAGAACCGTGCCGGAACCCTCGGGGCCTAGTGTGCAGCGCAAAATGAGAGGGTCCTTGCTCCCCAAGCCGCAAACCCACCAAGACAAGACAAGCCCCGGCCTCGCCGCCGCGGGTCGGGTTCTCAAGCTCGAGGCCGGCGGGCTCCTGGCGCTTGCCGGCAGCTTGGGCGCCGCCTTCGAAGCCGCACTCAATCGGCTGGCCCAGGTGGCAGGCCGGGTCGTCGTCACCGGCATGGGCAAGAGCGGGCATGTCGCGCGCAAAATCGCGGCCACTCTCGCCTCGACCGGTACGCCCGCCTTGTTTGTGCATCCGGCCGAAGCGAGCCATGGCGATCTCGGCATGATCCAGAGCACAGATGCGGTGCTGGCGCTTTCCAACTCCGGCGAGACCCCGGAGCTGTCGGATCTGATCGCCTATACCAGGCGCTTCGCCATTCCGCTGGTCGCCGTCGTCGGCCGGGCCCCCAGCACCATCGCCGAGGCGGCGGACGTGGTGCTGGTGCTGCCGCGGGCCGAGGAGGCCTGCCCGATGGGCCTCGCCCCCACCACCTCCACCACGATGATGATGGGCTTGGGCGATGCGATCGCGATCGCGCTCCTGGAGCGCCGCGGGTTTTCGCCCGAGGATTTCCGGGTGCTGCATCCGGGCGGCCGCTTGGGTGCGAAGCTCTTGCGCGTCTCCGACCTCATGCACCTGGGCCAGGCGATGCCGCTAACCGGCCCGGCCACGGCGATGGCGGAAGCGATCCTGGTCATGACCGAGAAGCGCGTCGGCTGCGTCGGCATCGTCGAGGAGAGCGGCAAGCTCGTCGGCATCATCACCGATGGCG
The DNA window shown above is from Pseudomonadota bacterium and carries:
- a CDS encoding ribonuclease D; this translates as MNIKLHQGDLPDGLDLGPMVAIDSETMGLHPERDRLCLVQLSAGDGFCHAVQFPRGGYRAPNLARMLTNPAVTKLFHFGRFDIAMLSRHLGVTTEPVYCTKIASKLVRTFTDKHGLKELCKELLGVELSKQQQTSDWGAAQLSEEQLRYAASDVLHLHALKAKLDELLAREGRTELAERCFRFLPTRAELDLAGWVEDDLFAH
- a CDS encoding KpsF/GutQ family sugar-phosphate isomerase codes for the protein MRGSLLPKPQTHQDKTSPGLAAAGRVLKLEAGGLLALAGSLGAAFEAALNRLAQVAGRVVVTGMGKSGHVARKIAATLASTGTPALFVHPAEASHGDLGMIQSTDAVLALSNSGETPELSDLIAYTRRFAIPLVAVVGRAPSTIAEAADVVLVLPRAEEACPMGLAPTTSTTMMMGLGDAIAIALLERRGFSPEDFRVLHPGGRLGAKLLRVSDLMHLGQAMPLTGPATAMAEAILVMTEKRVGCVGIVEESGKLVGIITDGDLRRHMGPGFLDSRAEAVMTRQPKTVGPRTLAVEALRLMNSSERPFTCLFVVEGGRPVGVLNVHDLLRAGVA